A genomic segment from Chitinophagaceae bacterium encodes:
- a CDS encoding alpha/beta hydrolase, translated as MFQKIAGFILIVIGLISCKKNDTDNTQITPPSLNLTAATQPFMLTTGAVFYCNVRYNAYPENVFDIFMPASAKPTCLIVQIHGGGFKSGDKADNYYSAGFQTEVNSYLSDSIAFATLNYRLLLDSNEQEGVLKPLNDCKRALQFIRYYCKDFNIDKVKVAVKGGSAGAGTSLWIGLSDDMADPNSSDPVLKESTRVKAIVGNNTQSTYDLLTWPTDVFAEYQDDGLDADSILTISTMETFLQFYGISDTSELNTPNMIAYRAKVNMLNFITPDDPDIYLASVGISYSFPANKGNLIHHPLHAKAVYNKATLVSVPCKAYIPEMAFDNTNGEDAHEFLVRKLKE; from the coding sequence ATGTTTCAAAAAATTGCCGGGTTTATTTTAATTGTAATTGGCCTGATAAGCTGCAAAAAAAATGATACAGATAATACACAAATTACTCCTCCTTCTTTAAACTTAACGGCAGCTACACAGCCCTTTATGCTCACAACCGGAGCTGTTTTTTATTGCAATGTGCGTTATAATGCATATCCCGAAAATGTATTTGATATTTTTATGCCAGCTTCTGCAAAACCTACTTGTTTAATAGTTCAAATTCATGGCGGTGGTTTTAAATCGGGTGATAAAGCAGATAATTATTATTCTGCAGGTTTTCAAACAGAAGTAAACAGTTACCTCAGCGATAGCATTGCATTTGCTACACTCAATTATCGTTTATTGCTCGATTCAAATGAACAGGAAGGTGTACTAAAACCTTTAAATGATTGTAAACGGGCGCTGCAATTTATAAGATACTATTGTAAAGATTTTAATATTGATAAAGTAAAAGTTGCTGTAAAGGGAGGCTCGGCAGGTGCCGGCACCAGTTTATGGATTGGCTTAAGCGATGATATGGCAGACCCTAATTCTTCGGATCCCGTATTAAAAGAATCTACAAGGGTTAAAGCTATTGTTGGCAATAACACACAATCTACTTACGATTTATTAACCTGGCCTACCGATGTTTTTGCAGAATACCAGGATGATGGGCTGGACGCAGATTCCATACTTACCATTTCAACAATGGAAACATTCCTGCAATTTTACGGAATAAGCGATACCAGTGAATTAAACACACCAAATATGATTGCGTATAGGGCAAAAGTTAATATGCTCAATTTTATTACTCCGGACGATCCGGATATTTATTTGGCAAGCGTTGGCATCTCTTATTCTTTTCCTGCAAACAAGGGCAATTTAATACACCATCCTTTACATGCCAAAGCAGTGTATAATAAAGCTACACTTGTTAGCGTTCCTTGTAAAGCTTATATACCCGAAATGGCATTTGACAATACAAACGGAGAAGATGCCCATGAATTTTTAGTAAGAAAATTAAAAGAGTAA
- a CDS encoding response regulator transcription factor yields METVKPKILLCEDDTNLGMVLKNYLELNDYDVTLERDGRLGLAAFQREKFDICLLDVMMPNMDGFTVAEEIRDINPDVPLFFLSAKTMKDDIIQGYKLGADDYITKPFDSDVLLHKIKAILKRNEEIHKEEANAEFDLGNYHFNPRLRELSVNGKTQTLSPKENELLKMLAEYKNDLLPREAALKKIWGSDTYFNGRSMDVYIAKLRKYLKEDSKIEIVNIHGNGFRLVVQE; encoded by the coding sequence ATGGAAACAGTTAAACCCAAAATTTTACTTTGCGAAGACGATACCAACCTGGGAATGGTATTAAAAAATTACCTGGAGCTAAACGATTATGATGTAACGCTGGAAAGGGATGGCCGCCTTGGGCTTGCCGCTTTTCAAAGGGAAAAATTTGATATTTGCCTGCTGGATGTAATGATGCCCAATATGGATGGCTTTACGGTAGCCGAAGAAATAAGGGATATTAACCCCGATGTTCCGCTGTTTTTCCTGAGCGCCAAAACCATGAAGGACGATATAATACAAGGGTACAAACTCGGCGCCGATGATTATATCACCAAGCCTTTTGACAGCGATGTACTGTTGCACAAAATAAAAGCCATTTTAAAACGCAACGAAGAAATACATAAAGAAGAAGCCAACGCAGAGTTCGACCTCGGCAACTACCATTTTAACCCACGCCTGAGGGAGCTAAGTGTAAACGGCAAAACACAAACCCTTTCACCCAAAGAAAACGAATTGCTGAAAATGCTTGCCGAATACAAAAACGATTTGTTGCCCCGGGAAGCAGCTCTTAAAAAAATATGGGGCAGCGATACCTACTTTAACGGCCGCAGCATGGATGTTTATATTGCCAAGCTTCGCAAGTATTTAAAAGAAGACAGCAAAATTGAAATTGTAAACATACACGGCAACGGCTTTAGGCTGGTGGTACAGGAGTAA
- a CDS encoding alpha/beta hydrolase: MKKKSFILFFIALFFFSCKKEDTTQPQAPHGLYDSMLYMKTNIQIQEVAYTTRPNFHNLQYTSEVTKQTEISQNNLTPKMDIYLPPNASATKRQPLLVMIHGGGYSSGDKNAWQNEAYTYSRAGYICASLNYRLTQNGGNQDSLLRLYAIQCALEDIQNAIRFLKKNANTYFIDTSRVVVFGGSAGGALSLLNAIEFDAAIGTNDHPGFSSRTNGSIATGATLINDDPASQQGTLHYDSFDSPVLMFHAKENDSSTGATWSGSAVPTQQAINNSGNSCTLVAQPNMTHTVVLELAGDYWQYLRPFLWEKLRLDEL; this comes from the coding sequence ATGAAAAAAAAATCTTTTATTTTATTTTTTATTGCCTTATTTTTTTTTAGCTGCAAAAAAGAAGATACTACACAACCGCAAGCACCACATGGTTTGTACGATAGCATGCTGTACATGAAAACCAATATTCAAATACAGGAAGTAGCCTATACCACAAGACCCAACTTTCACAACTTGCAATACACATCAGAAGTTACAAAACAAACTGAAATTTCGCAAAACAACCTTACACCCAAAATGGATATTTATTTGCCACCCAATGCCAGCGCCACAAAAAGGCAACCGTTATTGGTAATGATTCATGGTGGCGGATATTCTTCCGGCGATAAAAACGCCTGGCAAAATGAAGCTTACACCTATTCAAGAGCCGGATATATTTGCGCTTCATTAAACTACCGGCTTACTCAAAACGGCGGCAACCAGGATTCGCTTTTAAGGCTATATGCTATACAATGCGCTTTAGAAGATATTCAAAATGCAATTCGTTTTTTAAAGAAAAATGCCAATACATATTTTATAGATACAAGCAGGGTTGTGGTTTTTGGTGGCTCGGCCGGCGGTGCCTTATCTTTATTAAATGCTATTGAGTTTGATGCTGCAATTGGTACAAATGACCATCCCGGTTTTAGCAGTAGAACAAATGGATCTATAGCAACAGGAGCCACATTAATTAATGACGACCCTGCTTCCCAACAGGGAACCCTGCATTACGATTCTTTTGATTCGCCGGTATTAATGTTTCATGCAAAAGAAAACGATTCATCAACAGGCGCTACATGGAGCGGCAGTGCCGTGCCTACACAACAGGCAATTAATAATTCTGGAAATTCATGCACTTTAGTTGCACAGCCAAATATGACGCATACAGTGGTTTTAGAATTAGCTGGCGATTACTGGCAATACCTAAGGCCATTTTTATGGGAAAAATTGAGGCTGGACGAGTTGTAA
- a CDS encoding helix-turn-helix transcriptional regulator yields the protein MFYILNCPHLPTLLVQNVKDKPFLKLLGLRIKQLRTQKGLTQLDLGVLMDNYAEQVGRIERGQLNVSICTLKKISEALEIPLPALLDIQVK from the coding sequence ATGTTCTATATTCTAAATTGCCCACATTTGCCAACCTTGCTTGTGCAAAATGTAAAGGATAAACCATTTTTAAAATTACTCGGGCTTCGTATTAAACAACTGCGTACACAAAAGGGTTTAACGCAGCTTGATTTGGGTGTACTTATGGATAATTATGCAGAGCAGGTTGGAAGAATAGAAAGAGGCCAGTTGAATGTTAGTATCTGCACTTTAAAAAAAATTTCGGAGGCTTTAGAAATTCCCCTTCCGGCTTTATTGGATATACAGGTAAAATAA
- a CDS encoding c-type cytochrome, which translates to MKRMFFVLILVTMVAVSSFITGGLKPSQKQKAALGKQLFFEKILSKDSSISCASCHNPQFAFADTVAFSLGINGKLTSRNTPSVLNMKNRPYYFWDGRAVSLQQQALIPLENPNEMDMPVEEAVRRLNKSAVYRKLFYKVFRQKPNKKNLAEAIAAFEKTLETVNSPFDDWSNNMGTLTVQEERGRQLFIGNKAKCFSCHSMEDFTDDEFRNIGMFNGKEFNDSGRYLITKKGADIGKFKTPGLRNVAVTAPYMHNGRFKTLNQVLSFYNNPQMFVEDPENIDSLLRKPLHLSAQEEKDIIAFLHSLTDKTYIRNKKALTKN; encoded by the coding sequence ATGAAGCGGATGTTTTTTGTATTGATTTTAGTAACGATGGTTGCAGTAAGTAGTTTTATAACCGGCGGTTTAAAACCTTCGCAAAAACAAAAAGCTGCACTGGGCAAACAATTATTTTTCGAAAAAATTTTATCAAAAGATTCCAGCATCAGTTGCGCCAGTTGCCATAATCCGCAATTTGCATTTGCCGATACAGTTGCCTTTAGCCTGGGTATAAACGGAAAGCTTACCAGCCGCAATACGCCATCAGTACTCAACATGAAAAACAGGCCATACTATTTTTGGGATGGCCGTGCAGTTTCATTACAGCAGCAGGCATTAATACCTTTAGAAAACCCCAATGAAATGGATATGCCCGTTGAAGAAGCTGTTCGGCGATTGAATAAATCAGCAGTTTACCGAAAACTTTTTTATAAAGTTTTTCGGCAAAAACCCAATAAAAAAAACCTTGCCGAAGCTATTGCAGCATTTGAAAAAACTTTAGAAACCGTAAACAGCCCTTTTGACGACTGGAGCAATAATATGGGCACACTTACCGTACAGGAAGAAAGAGGAAGGCAATTATTTATTGGCAATAAAGCCAAATGCTTCAGTTGCCATAGTATGGAAGATTTTACCGACGATGAATTTAGAAACATCGGAATGTTTAATGGTAAAGAATTTAACGATTCCGGCAGGTATCTGATTACAAAAAAGGGTGCAGATATCGGTAAATTTAAAACCCCAGGTTTAAGAAATGTAGCGGTTACAGCACCTTACATGCACAATGGCAGGTTTAAAACCCTTAACCAGGTACTTTCTTTTTACAATAATCCGCAAATGTTTGTAGAAGACCCGGAAAATATAGATTCCCTTTTGCGCAAGCCGCTCCATCTTTCGGCACAGGAAGAAAAAGACATTATTGCTTTCTTACATTCCCTCACCGATAAAACTTATATCCGAAACAAAAAGGCATTAACAAAAAATTAG
- a CDS encoding DUF4242 domain-containing protein produces the protein MPKYVIEREIPDAGKLSADQLKSISQTSCAVLSKMGAQIQWIHSYVTGDKIYCVYIAPNEEMVRQHASLGGFPANKVSEVAVTIDPTTAE, from the coding sequence ATGCCAAAATATGTAATTGAAAGAGAAATTCCCGATGCCGGCAAATTATCTGCCGATCAATTAAAATCTATTTCGCAAACCTCCTGTGCGGTTTTGAGTAAAATGGGTGCGCAAATCCAGTGGATACACAGCTATGTAACCGGCGATAAAATTTATTGTGTATACATAGCGCCCAATGAAGAAATGGTAAGGCAACATGCCAGCCTGGGTGGCTTTCCGGCAAATAAAGTATCGGAAGTTGCCGTAACCATTGACCCAACTACTGCTGAATAA
- a CDS encoding HAMP domain-containing histidine kinase: MRKIFPIITFLITISLLGIIFFQFLWLKSAKEIKEQQLFENIIKATGEAASRMVEEANPLPYLRKPITLGQEKLMMDFTRLSVLQRFTKNEMRDIIRTAFNKNMLADVPFEFAVTENSLSGDQVESEHFFKYYSDTLNNKLYSIPLQGSSGSSMENITAEEFLVVIVPHERSIILKELVFFIIGAILFTIIIAAAFFLTIRTLLRQKKLSEIKNDFINNMTHEFKTPLATISLAVDALRNEKVAVDKEKSNYFTSIIKEENKRMNKQVETILQAALLDKQEVNLNLKKLSAHTLINAAINNISLPIQEKGGELQVRLNAAKDNIMADEVHFTNLINSLLDNAVKYSRDKPVVTVESSSNNKEIIIKIDDNGIGMNKETLSHIFEKFYRAHTGNVHNVKGFGLGLSYVKTMVEAHKGNIKAESVLGKGSSFIVTVPLV, translated from the coding sequence ATGCGAAAAATTTTCCCCATTATTACTTTTTTGATTACGATTAGCCTGCTGGGGATAATATTTTTTCAATTTTTATGGTTAAAAAGCGCCAAAGAAATTAAAGAGCAGCAGCTCTTTGAAAATATTATTAAAGCTACGGGTGAAGCGGCTTCCCGTATGGTAGAAGAAGCCAACCCATTACCTTATTTGAGAAAACCTATTACGCTGGGGCAGGAAAAACTGATGATGGATTTTACCCGGCTATCGGTATTGCAACGGTTTACCAAAAATGAAATGAGGGATATTATCCGCACTGCATTCAATAAAAACATGCTTGCAGATGTACCATTTGAATTTGCCGTTACGGAAAACTCTTTGTCGGGCGACCAGGTAGAAAGCGAACATTTTTTTAAATATTATTCCGATACACTCAACAATAAATTATACAGCATACCCCTGCAGGGTTCCAGCGGCAGCAGCATGGAAAACATTACAGCTGAAGAATTTTTGGTGGTTATAGTGCCCCATGAGCGGTCTATTATTTTAAAAGAACTGGTTTTTTTTATTATAGGCGCCATATTGTTTACCATTATTATTGCGGCAGCATTTTTTCTTACCATAAGGACCTTGTTGCGCCAAAAGAAACTAAGCGAAATTAAAAATGATTTTATTAACAACATGACGCATGAGTTTAAAACACCGCTTGCTACCATTTCGCTTGCTGTAGATGCTTTGCGTAATGAAAAAGTAGCGGTGGACAAAGAAAAATCCAATTACTTTACCAGCATTATTAAAGAAGAAAACAAGCGCATGAACAAGCAGGTAGAAACCATTTTACAGGCAGCGCTACTGGATAAGCAGGAAGTAAATTTAAACCTTAAAAAACTTTCGGCACATACACTTATTAATGCAGCCATCAATAACATTAGCCTTCCCATACAGGAAAAAGGCGGTGAACTTCAGGTACGCCTCAATGCGGCAAAAGATAATATTATGGCCGATGAAGTACATTTTACCAACCTCATCAACAGCCTGCTGGATAATGCCGTAAAATACTCCAGGGACAAGCCGGTAGTAACTGTGGAAAGCAGCAGTAACAATAAAGAAATTATTATTAAAATTGATGACAATGGCATTGGCATGAACAAGGAAACGCTGAGCCATATTTTTGAAAAATTTTACCGTGCACATACCGGCAATGTACACAATGTAAAAGGCTTTGGCCTTGGCCTTAGTTATGTAAAAACCATGGTAGAAGCACATAAAGGAAATATAAAAGCAGAAAGTGTATTGGGAAAAGGCAGCAGCTTTATTGTAACCGTACCGCTTGTGTAA